The Dermacentor silvarum isolate Dsil-2018 unplaced genomic scaffold, BIME_Dsil_1.4 Seq54, whole genome shotgun sequence sequence TATTTCTTGGTTCAGAAGTCAAGCATGTTTGGAAATCGCATAAGTGCTGGTGGTAAAGTGTTTTCGACAAGCCACGTTCATGAAAAAGGCTACCAGAGTCTTTAAATCTTCCTCGCAAACGCATTACTAAGTTCAAGCTCCAAGCACGGAGCTTGAACTACTGTTGCTGGTGCTCCTACATGGCCCCCCGGCTATTGAAGAGGCCGGTGTATTACCGAGGCCGGTGTCCTACCGAGGCCGGTGTCCTACCGAGGCCGGTGTCCTACCGAGGCCGGTGTCCTACCGAGGCCGGTGTCCTACCGAGGCCGGTGTCCTACCGAGGCCGGTGTCGTACCGAGGCCGGTGTCGTACCGAGGCCGGTGTCGTACCGAGGCCGGTGTCGTACCGAGGCCGGTGTCGTACCGAGGCCGGTGTCGTACCGAGGCCGGTGTCGTACCGAAGCGGTGTCGTACCATGGCCGTGTGCTCGTACAGTGGCGGCGTCGTCCCGTGGCTCGTACCGTGGCCCGTGTGCTCGTACAGTGGCTGGCGTGCTCGTCCCGTGGGCTCGTACCGTGGCCCGTGTGCTCGTACAGTGGCAGGCGTGCTCGTCCCGTGGGCTCGTACCGTGGCCCGTGTGCTCGTACAGTGGCAGGCGTGCTCGTCCCGTgggctcgtaccgtggccggtgtcTCGTACTATGGTCGGCGTGCTCGTAgtgtggccggcgttctcgtagcgcggccggcgttctcgtagcgcggccggcgttctcgtagcgcggccggcgttctcgtaccgtgtgGCCGgtgtgctcgtaccgtggccggcgtgctcgtaccgagGGCTCGTACCGTGGCCTGTTGAGCGCCGTGGCCCTGTGAGCGCCGTAGCCCGGTGAGCGCCGTAgcccggtgagcgccgtggccgaaTCGCATATGTACGCCCGGCCTCCTCGGCCAAAATGGTAGGAGACGCACCGTTGACTGCGGTCGCTGCCGAGTACCGCTGTAAGCCGACGCGGGACCCGCGTTCGCAGCCATCACGCAGGCACGTCCGGGTTCTTCGttcgggtcaccaatgtaggtaTTAACGTGACGGCAGCGAactagccgtgccgtcgttcctactcaatAGGCTGCGAGCTTGCCAggagccgagcggaggctgccACGACCAGCGTTTCACGTCCGGGTCGCCAAGCTATAGTAGTCACGTCGCCCGCCGATCCAGGAGCCGTCCGCCCGCGACGAACGCAGAGgtgcaatctgtgtttattttGTGCGTATTGCGCaacgctgtgttggcgctgcaatcgggagcgcgcttagggcGCGCCCCTACAACGTTCAAGCTCCGAGCACGTCTCACTAAAGCTTTCCAGTTCTAATCGTTTGCTTGCGGTGAAGAAATGCCCCAAACCACCACAATTATGGCATTGAAAAAAGATGGTTGTTGCTGCAGCCACCTTACTCTAGGATGCCATTTTTAAAACCCAGGGAAGCTAGACCGCTGCATTTCTACCAACGGCACTCACAAAAAATCAGTTTTATGGGAAGCTACTAGTAGCGTAGCATTCACACCAAAATGATGCAACGACTGCCACTCATCTCTGGCACTCCGCAGATGAATGGAAATCCTAGGATGAGCGAGTCTCCTCAGTGGCATATATCTGAGAAAATGGTTGGATGAATCAGACTCGTCCTTGGCATGGGAAAGGGTTAAGTTCGACTAGTCTTGAAATGTGCTTTCTAAATTGAAAGAGGACAATGCAGCACTGAAAGGGTACATATTTAAACACATTGTTCTAAATGTTTGTATAACTGAGGCTTCTTTTAACCAACAAAAAGTGGTACTACAAGCTGGGAATCGTGTCAGAAATAGCAGCCGGCGTTCTCTCTGTTGCAGTGATGCCAATCAGGGCTTGAAGGATGCCATGCTGAACCTCGCTGAAGAGCTTACCCAGGAGCGATCGCAGAAGGAGAACAGAGTGAGCTCATTCTGTCTCTGTAACTCATGCCATCTGTAGATTCTCTTGTGGCATCAGCAGTGTCTAGAGAATATTTTGGTTTGTCCACACTGTATTTCACCTAACTAGAACCTAATTTTAAAAATAGAATGGCACACCTTAGAATCGGGAAGACTAACGGTATAGTGTCGCAGTAATTTTGAGCTACATGGACTATTTTTTGAAGTGGGTTTAGTGAGCTAATAATGTGTTTTTTTAATAGTGCAAAATTTTAAGAATTCGCTTTAGGGCATAGGGGTCGTACTTGAAAAGTTGTAGAGGGTGCTCAGAAACACCCAATGAAGTTGTTTCCTTGACAGTATCATTAGTGTTGTTCTTTTTCCAGGCTTTGGGGAAAGCCAGCGAAGCATAAAAAATGTCGTAACTGTGCCGTCGCACTTCTGGATGGCAGTGCTCTCAATTGTTTCCAAATATTGAAGCCTGCAGGTACaccgctaaaaaaaagaaagccagcgGCCACAGCATCCAGCTTACATCAGCACCTTCAATTTGAAGATCAAAATCCTCCACCATCCTAAATGATAAGAGATAGGCCAGCGCTGATCAAATATGCAACACACACGTTGGCTTTTTTTTTATGACTGCCATGCAAGCTTCGTTCCTTCTGAACACGATTGAGAGCACTGCTATCGAAGCGTGCGCAAAAGTGTAGTTATGTCATATAATACATTTCAGGCTTTCTTCAGAGCCCAGAAAAAAGAACCACGTAAAATTTAATTTCACTGGGTGTATCTGAGCACATGTTACAACTTTTGAAATACGACTTGTGTCCTAAAATGAATATTTAATTTTGCATAAATAAAATGAACTAATCACTCGTAAAAAAAATTGTCTAAGTAACGCAAGACAACCACAAACAATATATAGCTTAGGGAAGGGGGCCACATGTATAAGCGAACCATGGGTGATTCTTCATGAAAAAGAATTTAGCTATTTAAATCAGTCCTGATAGCGTACACTTTTTAGCAGCGaacctgtttaagccagccgtaatttgtagtgcgtagcaagaaactaccaagaaagaaaacaacctttcttgctgaggcgggattcgaacccacgtacccctggtcccaaagcgagcgtcgtaaccactaggctatacagctgcgcctgcagagcatgcatttatgtgaaccatatgattgcgttcgaacgtCGTCATCTTATCCACAGCTGGCCTGCTAGTACgctcatgctctgcgaggtgaataggttttgtgcgcaatgagagcgagagagagacgcattcacggagcgggtctcctggaacgcggtgtcggtgttgcaagctgtgctatgcaacgtgcagtgacagccgtaagtcTGATACGCGCGAACATTCATGAACATTATCATGAACATTATCATGAACATTATCATGAACATTATCATGAACATTATCATGAACATTATCATGAACATTATCATGAACATTATCATGAACATTATCATGAACATTATCATGAACATTATCAACATCTTGAGTAATATGAAAAGTTTctgcgcacttccggaaaatgctaggctacgatcgcccagcttcgctgtttcaagcgttgcgcggccgagtgcaaggttaagcgttttttcatTACATAATCATAGCGTACCATTTGTGCTTCACATGTCCAGAGATTTTTGGACATTGGTTCCTATATATGTGTGTGATCTCCCTGAATGAAATAtcagttgtgagtcagcgctGGGTTGTcgtgtttttcttccttttgtccATGTTGCTTTTGCGCTTTTACAAAACGTATGAATATACTGTTCATCTCATTCGTCTGAGGTATACCATTCTATTTTAAAGTTTGGTTCTAGTTACATGAAGCACATGGTATAAGGTAAATCTGTATTGGCTCCCTGGAAAGGAAATTTCACTGCTGAGAAAGAATTTGTCGGCATGTCACTGTACCATGAAATGATGTTGGAAATTAGAGGTAGCATGCAGCAACTTATTTGAACATGAACTGGTACTTGGTGTTTCATGGTATTCTCTGCTTCTTTATTTCACTGTTCTGAAACCATAAccataaaatgtttttttttttttttttttgtaaatttcaTTTTGCAGGTTGATAATGATGCACAAACAGAGGAGACTGAAACGGTAATGTTTTGTTAACTTCTAGGCTTTTTCATCAGTTTTCACTTTGCGCTTTCTTTAAAGGACATTCAAAACGCAAGGCTAAAGTATTGAACAAGGCTTTTTTCGTGCAGGTCGATACCAACATGCAGACAGAATATGCAACCAAGGTAAAGATTTCTGTTTATTCTACGCCTAGTTTTATTATATATCTTTCCTTATCATGATCTAAAGTATTGAACAAGGCTTTTTTCCTGCAGGTCGATACCAACATGCAGACAGAATATGCAACCAAGGTAAAGATTTCTGTTTATTCTACGCCTAGTTTTATTATATATCTTTCCTTATGATCTTTGTGAAGGTGTTACTACGTAGGCTTTGCTTTTGCAGGATGATTGTATAGTGCAAAATGAATACATCGTTAAGGGAAAGAATTGTGTGTTCAAATGTTGAGCGgaagttttatttttattattgcatatttcttgtttttgttgATGGTTAAAATTTCTGGATTGTGTCTCCCACAGGTTGATTGTGACCTGCAGACTGATGACATACCTGAAGTAAACTTGAACTTGCAGCCAAAGGTGAGTTTGCATTTGCAATTCAGTGTTTTCAGCGTAGTTTTTGGCAGCATTTTTAGTGTGGTTGAGGGGCGGGGGTTGGGACCAATTCAAAAGTCATTTGTTCAGTATTTTCTATGAGCTTAATTAAGTTTATGGACTCAGTTTCTAGCCACAACAGTTGCATTTTAGTCTAACTGGAATGCAACCGGTGTAGTTGTGAATTTAAGTACATGTACGCATGCAAAGCCGCAGCAGGTGGATTAAATAATCTGTGGAGACCCAATTTGCCATTCCTCATAGCCAGATGGTAGCATTGGGATGTGTAACAGTCAATGCACTCGTGGAAAATTTTACAACGCGATCCGTTTTGTTTGTTATATCAGTTCTGAAATAGTGGATCGTTAACACCTCATTGAGATTTTTAACTGCTCTCCTTAGTACCTCAATGTGAAATGCTATGGCTACGCCCTTTCATAAACTCTGTTATGATCCTTACCTATGCAATTCAACTGATCTTTCCCCTCCACGGCATTGCTTGCTCATTCAGACCAAATTTGTAAGACCAGCATTTTACAATAAAACCGGCTCAGTATCTTAGTCTCATACCTCACACATCTAAAGCTAGAATTGCTTTTGCGCACGGGTAGTGTCACGTCGTGATGGTGAAGAACAACCAACTGCGCAATCCGATTAGATATAAGACTTTTCACTATAGAATTGGCAATAATTGTAGCAATACAAGATATAAATTGGCAAGTGCATTATATAATTCCTTGTTATATTTTCTCTTGTACAATGAGGTCTACTCTCAAAGGGAACACAAGAGTGTagagagtgggcaatgttttccCCCTGCAAGCGTTTAACTGCCTAGCATTGCAGCTAATCACTCGAGGTTGGTGGCGCTGGCATTTTTCTACACACCTGTGCAGTACATTGGTATATCTTAAAGCTGGCACTTAAAACTAGAATGCCAGCGAAATGAGCTGTGCAGTGCTCTGTATGTGCATATGCAGTTGCACTTTTGTTCAGTGTATACACTTGTACACGATCATCCAGGCTGGGTATTATAAGTTTTCAACTAGCAATAGTCGCCCCTCAGTCAACACTTCATGGGGTACGACACCGCCTCtgcccgctgcggtggctcagttagctaaggcgttgcgctgctgagcacgagatcgcaggatcgaatcccggccgcggcggctccatttcgatggaggcgaaatgcaagaatgcccgtttgcttgcgttgtagtgcaaaattaatccggagccctccactacggcatgcctcataatcggaactggttttggcacgtaaaaccccagaaagaagtacacttgtttgtttgtttatactGTCAGCCCCTGAAAGGGTCATTACAGGCGTGATAATACAGAGCGTAAGAACATGCAATATCTTGCTTTCATATAAAACAATTGTTCAGTCATAGACAACATTGGTCACAATTATAGTAAAGACAAGTTATTGCTTGGGGATTGTGTACCTTTGATAGGAACAGAAAATTTAAATATTTGGGAGCTGCCTCATCAGAATAAATAAATTAATCAAGCTGCGTTCAAAATGCATTCGTAGGAGAAGATATTGCCACTGAAGTGGGGAGCATGTAGTATTTAAAGGCATCGTTTCGTATGAGAGGTTGCAAGATTGACATACTGTGGCAATGTCTTTAATGCTCAATGGGCAGAAACTTAACACAGTCGGATCGGGTTCAACTTCGTTAACATATCATGAAAACTTTTGTGCTTTGCTTCGTACCATCTTATGGGATCTATGTAAGTTGCCATCACATCTGTAATAGCTGGTCACCTGAGAATATATTGTTACATCGCGAAAGTCACGTATAAGGATGTGCTTGCAATATTAAGAAGAGAGGCAGCAATACGTAAACGAGacggctgtcgagaccgattccaCCTCTGCACGTCGAATCGTTGTCTTCTGACTGGCGCAACTCTTGGTTGGGCCGTAACAATGTTTAATGAGTAAAAACAAATTGATCAAATGTCTCGTGAAAAATCGGTTTTTGTTCTTCCGTCCTAAATACTTGCACTCCCCATTCCATTTACGTTTTTTGTTTGCACAGTCATTCATGAGGGATTGCCACTTGTTCttaagaggaaactttagctcgggggctcctatctaaatacatgggaaaagagaaatcgtttttcttgccaaccactgctccaaatttgatgaggtttgttgcattaaaaaaaaaaaaaaagactttatAATCTAGTGACAGTTGGTAGCGAATTTTTGATTTAGGCTGTCAGTTTCTTAGTAAAGATTTCCGAAAAATGAAAATTTGAAGGAAACGAAACTAAACAAGTTTTGTCGACTCTGTAACTCACCAATGAAAAACATCACAATTCTGggaattgcacctaatagtacatgtaaagcggacaaaattgtcGTATTATACATGGATATCATGTAGACCACTAATCTGTCAACTGGaattttgcaaaacccttgtaaacaatgttaGAGATTCACGTAAAGTGTAAATTAATATATCCAATTTGTCCCCTTCAGATGCTGTAATGGGTGCATCTGAAAGAACTGTGGTATTTGTTCATGGTAGTGAGCTACAAATTTGTTAACTTTAtgcttctgtctttcttttttttttattttaacatacCTAACTTTTTTCTTTTAGAACATTCAGGCCTTAAATCAATATTCCGCTTTCCACAGTCACTAGAATTCAACTTTTCCTCTCGAATGCGACAAATTTCATTAAagtcggcccagtggttatctcagaaaagcgtttttgcattttacatgtatttgaataggtgacatcagagttgggcccgagcttAAGCTTCCTCATCAACAGGGTGCACTTTCTTGCGGCCGCTGGTGCAATGATTGGCAGACGAACCTTCTAAACAAATTGTTTAACTTTTCTATTTTTGATGTCTTCCTTGAGAAGCCGAAACGAAAGTGTGTCCCCAGTATTGCTGCGATCAGATATTCAGTGTGATgcttgactgaaaaaaaaaaaacttcacagaTGTGTGCCAGTCCGAGTAACTGATGCATCATAGACAGTGAATCTTTATAAGCGAGTTCTTGCATCCTTTGGAAGTAGTAGTGGTCCGTTTGCTTGCTAACGGCTGGGTTGTGGCTGGCTATTCTTAGTGACGACTTCCACACAGGCTGCTTTTACCACCACAGCCTTGCAAACTCCTGGCTGGCCTCCGATGTACAGCCGGTTAAAGTGATGCGAGAAACAGAAAATGCAGAttactggttaaaaaaaaaaaggcacatgcATAGTAAGCTGTTCTCTTTGAATGAGATATACGCAAGCTTAATTTTACTGGATAATTTTTATCATTACTTTTCAAAACAAACTTGGAGCTCTAAAACACATTGTGTTGCATTTACACTTGATATCGGCCACGCTGTCGCATGCCGCGACAACTGTTATGGAACtacccttaacagctttgctgtaaaaatggAATTGGAGAGGAAAATATCACAGCATATGGCCACTGCTCCACTGAATACGTGGAGGATGTGCAACTGACATGAGTCAAAATGTTTTTGAATGCAGTTTGCCTTGACTAGTTTCCATTTTATCTATCTTGTTCTTGTAACCGCTTGAAATATAGAGGAGCGTATGAGCTTGACATTCACAGATTGTCTCTGTGCAGGTTGATTGCGAAGTGCAAACAGCCAACACAAGCGACGACGAATTCCTGTCCAAGGTAAGCTACTATGACACAACCTGGTTTCCTTAGTTATCACAGCTTTTCTTACTGTTTGCTTCACAAGTCTATCAAATCAAATTAGCCTTAGCGCTGCTCAGGTGTAAAAGCCAGAAATATAACTCCTTAGTAATCAACCATAATAGCCATTGGGGCCGTTTCCTAATTACACTATAAAACCAGAACTTTTTGTCTGTAATTACGAGCAAATTATTGGGCATGTTTGTTTtacttgcctttctttttttaccttATGTTTGCATTTTTCTAAAATAATTTAACAACTTTTACTGTAACTtagatgcaatttcgaaaaaagAATGGAAGTACCCCGACTTTGTCAGCTGAATTTTTCTCTAGGGCATAATATGTTGTTGAAGTTTTGTGCATAGTATTGGGATACATGTTGTAAACGGCTGTGCCTTATGACTGATTGTATACACTTTAATCTCCAGCTCGCAGGTGCGCATCTCGAAATAAACCGACTGAATTTGTCATTACGCCGACTCAACTTTGAAAAAGAAGCTCTTCAGGAAAGCCACAAGGTCAGTgaaccatttatttatttattcattcattcattcattcattcattcattcattcatttatttggtACATACTGCCGGTCTGAGTGTCAGGCCTTGGGCAGGAGTGGGTGTGAAACAATACAAGAATAAGTGAAACAATACAAGGATACAAAAATTCTGTATCAACAGCATCCTAATGTTGCGCGTGACAGCACTCACGCATAACAAAGTGAGTATCCGATATCGGTGCtcaattataaaaaaaaatttttttaaatagaaCGAGCGCACATGAATGAAAACCCATGACAAATACCCTTGATAAATAGAAGGCAAGTACTTATCGCAAACGGTCAAGCGTGCACTTGAAAGACGAAATAGTGGGGCTTTCGACCACCTAAGAGGGCAGGTCTTTCCAGTTACGAGTTGTACACGGGAAGAACGAGTTTTTAAAAACATTCATTTTGGCCAAGTAGTCACTGACTTTCCTGGAGTGGAAGGATTGAGTTTGCCGTCACTGTACTGGTTGAAAGTACAAATTCTTATCTATTCCTAATTTGTCATGATACAGTAAATAGAAAAGCTTTGGAGGATAAATAGTTGATGTGTTCTGACCACATAATGTTGTATCTGCTGCAAATTTTTACTTCAAGAACATATAATTCTCATTAAACAATAGTTGAATCTATTAATTGCTGAAAAGGCACCAAATACAATGGCCAACTTGGGCGCGAACAGCGCGATACGAACAAGGACTTAAGCAAAGAACACAATACTGGCTCTGCATCACTGGCGCTGCGTCATAAGTCCTTGTCTGTTTAGTGCTGTTAATTTCCAAAACAATGGCCAAGCGTTGTATTTAGTCTCTAGATTCACAACATGAAAATAGGCATGAAACAAAAATTTCTGAAAACTGGCAAGTTTCAGAAAGATAGAAGCACGAAGTCTATAAATCCGTAAACCTCCACCAGAACAGATATTGCAATTCTGTAAAATGCATCCTTTAGAATGTGATATAGGATTTGACACCTTATGTGAAAGTGTTACAATGCTTGAGTGTTTTGCAGAAGTTGCagtactcacaaattagtggtttTTTGAGCATGGCATATAATACATCAAGTTTCTTCACTTTAGACGTATAATTGggaggtgcagtttacagaaattTATTCTTTTTTGTTGCTGAAGCTGAAAACAGCGTTGTGGATTTGATAAtgagtttttttttgtcttttaaaaATTTTTGCAACTTAACAACTTTGGTAAAAGAATTGACAGCCTATATAAAAAATCCGATTCCTACAGTGAgcagatatttttttcttttttgatcagTCTCATCTAATTTGGTGCAGCGGTGTtgccaaaaaaaaattatttctccattttcatgtatttagataggagtaCCCAATATAAAGCTTACTCTAAAGAGAACCACGAGGTGCAAATAATCTAGGACCCACTGATACAGTGCCTGTTAGTCTGTTGCCTTGGGATGTGAATCAAGAGTCAAGATACATTGAATCAAAGTTAAGCTTCACATGTATTTAAGATGGTAGCTTCTGTTTAACCTAATGTTTGTTGACCAGCACCAGCTACATCCTGTGATGTGAGTCTCGTAGCAGTGAGCCTACATTTCGTTTGTGTCATTAAATGGTGCTTATTACAGTTCTTTGACATATTCCAGGATTGTGAAGGAACAAGAGCCGAGGAGGAACACACACGCTTGGACCTGGAAAGGCGGGTGGAGCAACTGCTGGACCAGGTGCGCTATTTCTCTGTGGTGGTTCAGCTTGAGCACTCAGTTGAGTCTGATGTTCGGTGATCCAAGACGAGACTTATTCATGATCTATTTGGCCAAAGTACAAGCATATATCAACTGAGCCTAATATTTGGTTGGTTGATTTAAACCTATTGAAAGGAACACCACAAAGAGGAATgaagatgaaaaaagaaagacttcGAAACTAAGATGCTGTCACAGTCACCTATACACTGTTTATTGTCTGGCTTcttatcttttttctttacccGTGCTTGTGAGTGCTCAGGCCTATGCACATATATCACTGTGCGGTCTCCCAATAGAAGTTTTTGAGTTGCAAGTCCAGCAtttgtttcttcatttctttccttACACTCGTTCCCTTCACTTCTTTCCTGATTCTTCTTTTCACTGTCTTGCAAGATATACAACTGTATCTCGTTTCACATAATGCACGGAAATGTATATGTGATCTCAGTTTGCTAATTTTTCTTAGTACTCTCTGACAGCTTTGCAAGGTGAACAACGTGATAAAGCCAAACCTGCATATATTGAACTCCAAAAAAACGGGAATCAGTTTCATATAGTATCATGTAATTCAATATACTAGATCTTTTAAAGAGTTTGACAATATAAAAGCACATACCATTTGTAAGAGCACTTTAATGTTGAAGTAGACTTAATTGTGGCTTACTGTGGCACAGAATAGTCCGGAATATTTTTCTGCTTCAACATCTGCGTTGCCTGGGAGAGCTTGCATTTTTCCGCATTCTCCAAGGATTTAAGCAGCTGAGGCCGCAGACTTCCAAGTTCGCACAGAAGCGGCAATACAGTGCGAGCTCACACTGGAGCGGGTGGGTGCAGGATGCGAGTTGTTGTCCTCACTGTTTCCTTCACTCTGTCATGATTGACAACGGCAGCAGTGAAGTACTTGTTCTCAAGCTCCCCCGTGGTTGCGGCACCTTCGTCCGTGGGACTTTTGACCCATCAGTGACTTCTGAAAATGCTGACAAATCACTCCAAACTTCGTCGGAACCTGCAATGGCTTCATTGCACTCGTTGGAAAACTTTTCTCTGCTATCACCAGGAACGCAGAAACCAGCACAAC is a genomic window containing:
- the LOC119435222 gene encoding uncharacterized protein LOC119435222 isoform X4, which codes for MLNLAEELTQERSQKENRVDNDAQTEETETVDTNMQTEYATKVDCDLQTDDIPEVNLNLQPKVDCEVQTANTSDDEFLSKDCEGTRAEEEHTRLDLERRVEQLLDQVRYFSVVVQLEHSVESDVR
- the LOC119435222 gene encoding uncharacterized protein LOC119435222 isoform X2, producing the protein MLNLAEELTQERSQKENRVDNDAQTEETETVDTNMQTEYATKVDCDLQTDDIPEVNLNLQPKVDCEVQTANTSDDEFLSKLAGAHLEINRLNLSLRRLNFEKEALQESHKDCEGTRAEEEHTRLDLERRVEQLLDQVRYFSVVVQLEHSVESDVR
- the LOC119435222 gene encoding uncharacterized protein LOC119435222 isoform X1; the protein is MLNLAEELTQERSQKENRVDNDAQTEETETVDTNMQTEYATKVDTNMQTEYATKVDCDLQTDDIPEVNLNLQPKVDCEVQTANTSDDEFLSKLAGAHLEINRLNLSLRRLNFEKEALQESHKDCEGTRAEEEHTRLDLERRVEQLLDQVRYFSVVVQLEHSVESDVR
- the LOC119435222 gene encoding uncharacterized protein LOC119435222 isoform X3 translates to MLNLAEELTQERSQKENRVDNDAQTEETETVDTNMQTEYATKVDTNMQTEYATKVDCDLQTDDIPEVNLNLQPKVDCEVQTANTSDDEFLSKDCEGTRAEEEHTRLDLERRVEQLLDQVRYFSVVVQLEHSVESDVR